One window from the genome of Toxotes jaculatrix isolate fToxJac2 chromosome 17, fToxJac2.pri, whole genome shotgun sequence encodes:
- the LOC121197301 gene encoding uncharacterized protein LOC121197301 isoform X2, with protein sequence MQIEVSSISGWMDKWKKLGRKFFFLSIGIFIFIVVVVRFPGMYRPVPSPIRNRRLVPKSCPLRISGQTITPLNNTKHLLVSAFMDQRVKDFDIRIISIFRRDSIQPLHCLFCCVGRSSNTTTPANIKEHSDNFGFPFVTTDVMCQIPQNCNATHVTLLTQPESVKVSEQTWLPIRNKKNNGKEEKRLQFDFTVCISNLFEFNNALQYAQTLEMYRLLGVDRVVIYNTSCGPELDRLLHSYSQEGFVEMVPWPINKHLNPSRGWLFSKYGGDMHYFGQLATLNECIYRSMDRSRYVLLHDIDEIIMPYQHDSLTPLMDMLQQQHPKAGVFLVENHIYPKKPFEESKRGPLPHWRGVPGFNILEHIYKWEPDRAAEYHPYKLIIQPRMVEQTSVHLVLKMFGEQFKIPPELCHIVHAPLSTPTVQPLEKIHVDTRLWDFKDELIPNVNNVLRRAGLLY encoded by the exons ATGCAAATTGAG GTTTCTTCAATCTCTGGCTGGATGGACAAGTGGAAGAAACTCGGAAGgaagtttttcttcctctccattgGTATCTTCATCTTCATTGTTGTGGTTGTGAGATTCCCTGGGATGTACAGGCCCGTCCCAAGCCCAATCCGAAACCGGCGTCTGGTTCCAAAGTCTTGCCCTCTACGGATCTCTGGCCAGACCATCACCCCCCTCAACAACACCAAGCACTTGCTGGTGTCAGCCTTCATGGATCAGAGGGTGAAAGATTTTGACATACGCATCATTAGCATATTCAGAAGAGACTCCATTCAGCCCCTTCACTGTCTTTTCTGCTGCGTAGGCCGGTCGTCAAATACAACAACTCCAGCAAATATTAAAGAACACTCAGACAACTTTGGTTTTCCCTTCGTCACTACAGATGTCATGTGTCAGATTCCTCAAAACTGCAACGCTACACACGTTACTCTTCTGACTCAGCCAGAAAGTGTGAAGGTGTCTGAGCAGACCTGGCTCCCCATAAGAAACAAGAAGAACAATGGGAAGGAAGAGAAACGGCTGCAGTTTGACTTCACAGTCTGCATCTCCAACCTGTTTGAATTCAACAATGCACTTCAGTACGCACAGACCCTGGAGATGTACAG GTTGCTGGGTGTGGACAGAGTGGTGATCTATAACACCAGCTGTGGCCCAGAACTCGACCGCCTGTTGCACAGCTACAGCCAGGAGGGCTTCGTGGAGATGGTTCCTTGGCCCATCAACAAGCATCTGAATCCATCTCGAGGCTGGCTCTTCTCAAAGTATGGCGGGGACATGCACTACTTTGGCCAGCTAGCCACACTTAATGAGTGCATTTACAGATCCATGGATCGCTCACGCTACGTCCTGTTGCATGACATAGATGAGATTATAATGCCGTACCAACACGACAGCCTAACACCTCTCATGGACATGCTCCAACAGCAGCATCCAAAA GCTGGGGTCTTTCTTGTTGAAAACCATATCTATCCCAAGAAACCCTTTGAAGAAAGTAAAAGGGGTCCCCTGCCTCACTGGAGAGGGGTGCCAGGCTTTAATATTCTGGAGCACATCTATAAGTGGGAGcctgacagagcagcagagtatCACCCATACAAGTTAATCATTCAGCCAag GATGGTGGAGCAGACTTCGGTGCATTTAGTGCTTAAGATGTTTGGAGAGCAGTTCAAGATTCCACCGGAGTTGTGTCATATTGTTCACGCTCCACTGAGCACACCCACTGTTCAGCCGCTGGAGAAGATCCATGTGGACACTCGACTGTGGGATTTCAAAGACGAGCTGATCCCAAATGTGAACAATGTGCTGAGGAGAGCGGGGCTGTTGTACTAA
- the LOC121196807 gene encoding uncharacterized protein LOC121196807 yields the protein MDKVKKLRGKFIFLFIATLIFICIVTMRIPPTYRSLPNPRGLQKTCPFQISEETITPLNNTKHLLMTAFMDQRVNGFDIRIISIFRRDSMQPLHCLFCCEGYLSRTTPATISEHSDNFGFPFVTTDVMCQIPQNCNATHVTLLTQPESSNGPNQTWLPIRNKKTNGKEETKLQFNFTVCISNLFGDYNNVLQFAQTLEMYRLVGVDRVVIYNTSCGPDLDRLLHSYSQEGFVEMVPWPIDKHMNPSRGWLFSQHGGDMHYFGQLATLNECIYRSMDRSRYVLLNDIDEIIMPYQHDDLMSVMNTLQQQHPNAGVFLIENHIFPKKPFEESKRGPLPHWRGVPGFNILEHIYREEPDRNVYHPYKLIVQPRSVEQTSVHEVLKMFGEKFKVPLEVCRIIHSPISTPVQRPVEQMHVDTRLWDFKDRLLPRVTKVLTRARLLSSGGES from the exons ATGGACAAGGTAAAGAAATTACGAGGGAAgttcatcttcctcttcattGCTACCCTCATCTTCATCTGCATCGTCACCATGAGAATACCTCCGACATACAGGTCGCTTCCAAACCCACGTGGGCTTCAGAAAACTTGCCCTTTTCAGATCTCTGAGGAGACCATCACCCCCCTCAACAACACCAAGCACCTCCTGATGACAGCCTTCATGGACCAGAGAGTGAATGGTTTTGATATACGCATCATTAGCATATTTAGGAGAGACTCCATGCAGCCCCTTCACTGTCTTTTCTGCTGTGAAGGCTACTTATCAAGGACAACTCCAGCAACCATTTCAGAGCACTCAGACAACTTTGGCTTTCCCTTTGTCACGACAGATGTCATGTGTCAGATTCCTCAGAACTGCAACGCTACACACGTTACTCTTCTGACTCAGCCAGAGAGTTCAAATGGACCTAACCAGACTTGGCTCCCcataagaaacaaaaagacCAATGGGAAGGAGGAGACAAAGTTACAGTTTAATTTCACAGTCTGCATCTCTAACCTGTTTGGAGACTACAACAATGTGCTTCAGTTTGCACAGACCCTGGAGATGTACAG GTTGGTGGGTGTGGACAGAGTGGTGATCTATAACACCAGCTGTGGCCCAGACCTCGACCGCCTGTTGCACAGCTACAGCCAGGAGGGCTTCGTGGAGATGGTTCCTTGGCCCATCGACAAGCATATGAATCCATCTCGTGGCTGGCTCTTCTCACAGCACGGAGGGGACATGCACTACTTTGGCCAGTTAGCCACACTTAATGAGTGTATTTACAGATCCATGGACCGGTCCCGCTATGTCCTGTTGAACGACATAGATGAGATTATAATGCCGTACCAACACGACGACCTGATGTCTGTGATGAACACTCTCCAACAGCAGCATCCAAAT GCTGGAGTGTTCCTCATAGAGAATCATATTTTTCCCAAGAAACCCTTTGAGGAAAGTAAAAGGGGTCCCCTGCCTCACTGGAGAGGGGTGCCAGGCTTTAATATTCTGGAGCACATCTACAGGGAGGAGCCCGACAGAAACGTATATCACCCCTACAAGCTGATAGTTCAGCCGAG GTCGGTGGAGCAGACCTCAGTACATGAAGTGCTCAAGATGTTTGGAGAAAAGTTCAAGGTTCCCCTGGAAGTCTGTCGTATCATTCACAGCCCGATCAGTACCCCGGTACAGCGTCCGGTGGAGCAGATGCATGTGGACACCCGACTGTGGGACTTCAAAGACAGACTGTTACCCAGAGTGACTAAGGTGCTGACAAGAGCCAGGCTCCTGAGTTCAGGGGGGGAGAGCTGA
- the LOC121197301 gene encoding glycosyltransferase family 92 protein F13G3.3-like isoform X1 — MVTLMSATGFFNLWLDGQVEETRKEVFLPLHWYLHLHCCGCEIPWDVQARPKPNPKPASGSKVLPSTDLWPDHHPPQQHQALAGVSLHGSEDVMCQIPQNCNATHVTLLTQPESVKVSEQTWLPIRNKKNNGKEEKRLQFDFTVCISNLFEFNNALQYAQTLEMYRLLGVDRVVIYNTSCGPELDRLLHSYSQEGFVEMVPWPINKHLNPSRGWLFSKYGGDMHYFGQLATLNECIYRSMDRSRYVLLHDIDEIIMPYQHDSLTPLMDMLQQQHPKAGVFLVENHIYPKKPFEESKRGPLPHWRGVPGFNILEHIYKWEPDRAAEYHPYKLIIQPRMVEQTSVHLVLKMFGEQFKIPPELCHIVHAPLSTPTVQPLEKIHVDTRLWDFKDELIPNVNNVLRRAGLLY, encoded by the exons ATGGTGACTCTAATGTCTGCCACAGGTTTCTTCAATCTCTGGCTGGATGGACAAGTGGAAGAAACTCGGAAGgaagtttttcttcctctccattgGTATCTTCATCTTCATTGTTGTGGTTGTGAGATTCCCTGGGATGTACAGGCCCGTCCCAAGCCCAATCCGAAACCGGCGTCTGGTTCCAAAGTCTTGCCCTCTACGGATCTCTGGCCAGACCATCACCCCCCTCAACAACACCAAGCACTTGCTGGTGTCAGCCTTCATGGATCAGAGG ATGTCATGTGTCAGATTCCTCAAAACTGCAACGCTACACACGTTACTCTTCTGACTCAGCCAGAAAGTGTGAAGGTGTCTGAGCAGACCTGGCTCCCCATAAGAAACAAGAAGAACAATGGGAAGGAAGAGAAACGGCTGCAGTTTGACTTCACAGTCTGCATCTCCAACCTGTTTGAATTCAACAATGCACTTCAGTACGCACAGACCCTGGAGATGTACAG GTTGCTGGGTGTGGACAGAGTGGTGATCTATAACACCAGCTGTGGCCCAGAACTCGACCGCCTGTTGCACAGCTACAGCCAGGAGGGCTTCGTGGAGATGGTTCCTTGGCCCATCAACAAGCATCTGAATCCATCTCGAGGCTGGCTCTTCTCAAAGTATGGCGGGGACATGCACTACTTTGGCCAGCTAGCCACACTTAATGAGTGCATTTACAGATCCATGGATCGCTCACGCTACGTCCTGTTGCATGACATAGATGAGATTATAATGCCGTACCAACACGACAGCCTAACACCTCTCATGGACATGCTCCAACAGCAGCATCCAAAA GCTGGGGTCTTTCTTGTTGAAAACCATATCTATCCCAAGAAACCCTTTGAAGAAAGTAAAAGGGGTCCCCTGCCTCACTGGAGAGGGGTGCCAGGCTTTAATATTCTGGAGCACATCTATAAGTGGGAGcctgacagagcagcagagtatCACCCATACAAGTTAATCATTCAGCCAag GATGGTGGAGCAGACTTCGGTGCATTTAGTGCTTAAGATGTTTGGAGAGCAGTTCAAGATTCCACCGGAGTTGTGTCATATTGTTCACGCTCCACTGAGCACACCCACTGTTCAGCCGCTGGAGAAGATCCATGTGGACACTCGACTGTGGGATTTCAAAGACGAGCTGATCCCAAATGTGAACAATGTGCTGAGGAGAGCGGGGCTGTTGTACTAA